From Glycine soja cultivar W05 chromosome 4, ASM419377v2, whole genome shotgun sequence, the proteins below share one genomic window:
- the LOC114409941 gene encoding SWI/SNF complex component SNF12 homolog, whose translation MNNQAKNIAASSLFGHSGMAPQKHHPNPIQQWNHPNPLLSQSQSHPQTQFPGPFQFSDPQNQVFAKAQYSQAHLHSPAARAHPQPQTHPFAHLHSVNTNTANGTSSPATGSAKRATPKPPLRSHNSLNTNQSMPFKATELTPAARQKKQTPEKVAALLPESALYTQLLDFEAQVDAALARRKIDVQEAKLPPHVQKTLRVYVFNTFSNHAKMDAENRKADESWWSLKITGRILEDGMDSVSGTSQGSSPSYPKFSAFFKKITILLDQSLYPNNHVIVWDSARSPTEQDGFEVKRKGNKEFTALIAIEMNYTPDKFMVSSPLSKLLGIEVETRSRIIATLFNYVKSRKLQSPNDPSFFICDPSLQMVFGEEKMDFTMVSQKLSQHLSQPRPIHLEHNIKLSGHSPAVSACYDIQVDVPFPLEKDMSTFLAGFESQKEIEAYDEAICGSLKKIQEHRRRRAFFLSFSQYPAEFIDTLISSESKDLKLVAGDASHNVEKELRSEFFNQPWVEDAVIRYLNRKTAGSDAHGRN comes from the exons ATGAATAATCAAGCCAAGAATATTGCTGCATCATCTTTGTTTGGTCATTCTGGAATGGCCCCACAAAAACACCACCCTAACCCCATTCAGCAGTGGAACCATCCAAACCCTTTACTCTCTCAGTCACAGTCACACCCTCAAACCCAATTCCCTGGTCCGTTTCAGTTTTCAGATCCCCAAAACCAGGTCTTTGCAAAAGCTCAGTATTCACAAGCACATTTGCATTCTCCGGCTGCCCGTGCTCATCCGCAACCTCAGACTCATCCTTTTGCCCACTTGCATAGTGTAAATACTAATACTGCTAATGGTACATCATCTCCGGCCACCGGAAGTGCCAAGCGAGCAACCCCAAAGCCCCCGTTGAGGTCCCACAATTCGTTGAATACGAACCAATCCATGCCGTTTAAGGCCACGGAATTGACCCCAGCTGCTCGGCAAAAGAAGCAAACACCAGAAAAGGTGGCTGCACTTTTGCCCGAGTCTGCTCTTTACACTCAGTTGCTTGATTTTGAGGCTCAGGTGGATGCTGCTTTGGCCAGGAGAAAGATTGATGTACAGGAGGCTAAGCTGCCTCCCCATGTTCAGAAAACTCTTCGTGTTTATGTGTTTAATACCTTCTCAAATCATGCAAAAATGGATGCTGAGAATAGAAAGGCTGATGAATCTTGGTGGTCTCTCAAGATAACTGGAAGGATATTGGAAGATGGTATGGATTCTGTGTCTGGAACTTCACAGGGATCGAGTCCTTCATACCCGAAGTTCTCTGcatttttcaagaaaattacCATACTCTTAGATCAAAGCCTTTATCCCAATAATCATGTCATTGTATGGGATAGTGCTCGTTCCCCTACCGAACAGGATGGTTTTGAGGTGAAGAGGAaaggaaacaaagaatttaCTGCACTGATTGCAATAGAAATGAATTATACACCTGACAAGTTTATGGTTTCATCACCACTGTCTAAACTTTTAGGGATTGAGGTAGAGACTCGCTCAAGAATAATAGCTACTCTTTTTAACTACGTCAAGTCCAGGAAGCTACAGAGCCCAAATGACCCTTCATTCTTCATATGTGATCCTTCTCTACAAATGGTGTTCGGGGAAGAGAAGATGGATTTCACCATGGTTTCTCAGAAGTTATCACAGCATTTGTCACAACCACGACCTATACATCTAGAGCATAACATCAAGCTTTCTGGACATTCTCCAGCTGTATCTGCATGTTATGATATACAGGTTGATGTGCCTTTTCCACTGGAAAAGGATATGTCTACATTCTTGGCAGGTTTTGAGAGTCAGAAAGAGATTGAAGCTTATGATGAGGCAATTTGCGGCTCCTTAAAGAAAATCCAGGAGCATCGTAGAAGACGAGCTTTCTTTCTTAGCTTTAGTCAGTATCCAGCAGAGTTTATTGATACTTTGATTTCTTCTGAGAGCAAGGATTTAAAACTTGTTGCTGGAGATGCCAGCCATAATGTTGAAAAGGAGCTTCGTTCTGAATTCTTCAATCAACCATG GGTTGAGGATGCTGTCATTCGTTACCTGAACCGCAAAACTGCAGGAAGTGATGCTCATGGACGCAATTAA
- the LOC114409944 gene encoding SNF1-related protein kinase regulatory subunit gamma-1-like, whose translation MVTMEESPRSPEAKLGLRVEDLWDIQEPQLSPDEKLNACFESIPVSAFPPPPSNQEVEIKSDATLAEAVKLLAEHSILSAPVVDVDAPEDASWIDRYIGIVEFAGIVVWILHQSEPTSPRSPSSGAANTAAVTGVAYEALGLESAATTSGNFFEDLTSSQLYKNTKVRDISGSFRWAPFLALERSNSFLTMLLLLSKYKMKSIPVVDLGAGRIDNIITQSSVIHMLAECAGLQWFESWGTKKLSEVGLPMVTPNHIIKVYEDEPVLQAFKLMRKKRIGGLPVMERGGSRAIGNISLQDVQFLLTAPEIYHDYRSITAKDFLTAVRSYLEKHEGAFPMSGDLITCNKNCTIKELIQLLDHEKNHRVYVADNEGNLEGLITLRDIISRLVHEPRGYFGDFFDGVLPMPPNSRV comes from the exons ATGGTGACTATGGAAGAGAGTCCAAGGAGCCCAGAGGCGAAGCTGGGGTTGCGAGTGGAGGATTTATGGGACATTCAAGAACCACAGCTAAGTCCTGATGAGAAGCTCAATGCTTGCTTTGAAAGCATCCCTGTCTCTGCCTTCCCTCCACCTCCTTCAAATCAAG AAGTTGAGATAAAATCAGATGCCACCCTAGCCGAGGCAGTAAAACTACTTGCAGAACACAGCATTCTCAGTGCACCTGTGGTGGATGTAGATGCACCCGAAGATGCTAGTTGGATTGACAGATATATAGGAATAGTTGAGTTTGCTGGAATTGTTGTTTGGATTCTGCATCAG TCTGAACCCACATCTCCTAGGAGTCCATCCAGTGGAGCTGCTAATACGGCTGCAGTTACTGGAGTAGCTTATGAAGCATTAGGCCTTGAATCTGCTGCGACAACTTCAGGCAATTTTTTCGAGGATCTGACTTCTTCTCAACTATATAAGAATACCAAG GTTCGTGACATTTCAGGGTCATTCCGTTGGGCCCCATTTCTCGCTTTGGAGAGATCAAACTCATTTTTGACCATGCTTTTGCTGCTTTCCAAGTACAAGATGAAGAGTATTCCTGTGGTGGACTTGGGTGCTGGTCGAATTGACAACATTATTACACAGTCTTCTGTAATTCACATGTTGGCAGAATGTGCTGGTCTTCAGTGGTTTGAGAGTTGGGGAACCAAGAAACTTTCTGAAGTTGGTCTTCCCATGGTGACACCAAATCATATTATCAAG GTTTATGAGGATGAACCAGTGCTTCAAGCATTTAAACTGATGAGGAAAAAGAGGATTGGAGGGTTGCCAGTGATGGAAAGGGGTGGCAGCAGGGCAATTGGTAACATAAGCCTGCAAGATGTTCAATTCCTCCTAACTGCTCCTGAAATCTACCATGATTATAG ATCTATTACAGCAAAAGACTTCCTGACAGCCGTTAGAAGCTACTTAGAGAAGCATGAAGGGGCCTTTCCAATGTCAGGTGACCTGATTACATGCAATAAGAATTGCACAATCAAAGAATTGATTCAACTGCTTGACCATGAGAAGAATCATAGGGTCTACGTTGCTGACAATGAAGGGAATCTAGAAGGACTAATCACACTAAGAGATATCATATCAAGGCTAGTACATGAACCCCGTGGCTATTTTGGCGATTTCTTTGATGGGGTTCTCCCGATGCCTCCAAACAGCAGGGTTTGA
- the LOC114409945 gene encoding uncharacterized protein LOC114409945 isoform X1, translated as MEQTIWGHLPVLVRANSKESIEYILQALWRTRKTGLGTTERCIIQEMLQLQNESDLDPLLVCLRMLIRRCVYENTSKEDIPKLFPSEVLPELQKLLMLLLHKFQQEWQEDVMKDQTIVPQLKTMTWNMANLDKESADPAAVINLKLQNDALFHSGEQDMKFQLATDSIDMMLKAMHCIRDQFSTVDEALNGH; from the exons aTGGAGCAAACGATATGGGGTCATTTGCCGGTGCTGGTAAGGGCAAATTCGAAAGAATCTATTGAATACATTCTTCAAGCACTTTGGAGAACAAGAAAAACTGGTCTTGGCACTACCGAACGATGCATCATCCAAGAAATGCTCCAGCTCCAAAATGAATCTGATCTTGACCCA CTTCTGGTTTGCCTCCGAATGTTAATCAGGAGGTGTGTTTATGAGAACACTAGCAAGGAGGATATTCCAAAGCTGTTCCCCAGTGAGGTTCTGCCTGAATTGCAAAAACTGTTGATGCTTTTGTTGCACAAGTTTCAGCAAGAGTGGCAAGAAGATGTGATGAAAGATCAG ACTATTGTGCCTCAATTAAAGACTATGACATGGAATATGGCAAATCTGGATAAAGAATCTGCAGACCCTGCAGCTGTTATCAATCTGAAG CTACAGAATGATGCTCTATTTCACTCAGGAGAGCAAGATATGAAGTTCCAGTTGGCTACAGATTCTATAGATATGATGCTGAAAGCCATGCACTGTATTAGAGACCAGTTTTCTACTGTG GATGAGGCACTGAATGGGCATTAG
- the LOC114409945 gene encoding uncharacterized protein LOC114409945 isoform X2: protein MEQTIWGHLPVLVRANSKESIEYILQALWRTRKTGLGTTERCIIQEMLQLQNESDLDPLLVCLRMLIRRCVYENTSKEDIPKLFPSEVLPELQKLLMLLLHKFQQEWQEDVMKDQTIVPQLKTMTWNMANLDKESADPAAVINLKNDALFHSGEQDMKFQLATDSIDMMLKAMHCIRDQFSTVDEALNGH, encoded by the exons aTGGAGCAAACGATATGGGGTCATTTGCCGGTGCTGGTAAGGGCAAATTCGAAAGAATCTATTGAATACATTCTTCAAGCACTTTGGAGAACAAGAAAAACTGGTCTTGGCACTACCGAACGATGCATCATCCAAGAAATGCTCCAGCTCCAAAATGAATCTGATCTTGACCCA CTTCTGGTTTGCCTCCGAATGTTAATCAGGAGGTGTGTTTATGAGAACACTAGCAAGGAGGATATTCCAAAGCTGTTCCCCAGTGAGGTTCTGCCTGAATTGCAAAAACTGTTGATGCTTTTGTTGCACAAGTTTCAGCAAGAGTGGCAAGAAGATGTGATGAAAGATCAG ACTATTGTGCCTCAATTAAAGACTATGACATGGAATATGGCAAATCTGGATAAAGAATCTGCAGACCCTGCAGCTGTTATCAATCTGAAG AATGATGCTCTATTTCACTCAGGAGAGCAAGATATGAAGTTCCAGTTGGCTACAGATTCTATAGATATGATGCTGAAAGCCATGCACTGTATTAGAGACCAGTTTTCTACTGTG GATGAGGCACTGAATGGGCATTAG
- the LOC114409942 gene encoding snurportin-1-like isoform X3, protein MAPHDLHRPFKRPAISDQERRREQSLLRQAQNRQDAQRHARFLASAALSLPPQSSEPESEPKPEPEFELAEFEAGSDSGYESLDVIGASKLKAVEARKWFAKQLMLPEWMIDIPNNLAQDWFVFARPSGKRCFVVSYNGTTISRLRNGAVLHRFPSGLPSGARKRDPSYSILDCIFHEADQTYYVIDMVCWRGYPLSDCTAEFRFFWLTSKLAETDAFEPPSHYHKHAHYQAGITPLALVWKDENCSQYVLDTDSKGQVPNQQQVVLELQDDGKLTTSDDPPMLFGCLDGSFIQQSGLHSGCLLRFSIGEGGLVLMDGKLEKADLHYLGKANRARASADSFSKVMFQHSVRHSPLRIDGLLESVSLPVDQESKACDIEMDG, encoded by the exons ATGGCACCGCACGATCTCCACCGTCCGTTCAAGCGACCGGCGATCTCCGATCAAGAGCGGCGCAGGGAACAGTCTCTGCTCCGCCAGGCACAGAATCGCCAAGACGCCCAGCGCCACGCGCGCTTCTTGGCCTCAGCCGCACTCTCTCTCCCACCCCAATCCTCCGAACCAGAATCCGAACCAAAACCCGAACCCGAATTCGAACTCGCGGAATTCGAAGCCGGTTCGGATTCCGGCTACGAGAGCCTCGACGTCATCGGAGCGTCGAAGCTGAAAGCCGTGGAAGCTCGCAAGTGGTTCGCGAAGCAGCTCATGCTCCCCGAGTGGATGATCGATATTCCCAACAACCTCGCTCAAGACTG GTTCGTCTTCGCTCGCCCTTCCGGGAAACGGTGTTTCGTCGTTTCGTACAACGGAACGACGATAAGCCGTCTGCGGAACGGTGCCGTTCTGCATCGGTTTCCCTCCGGCTTGCCGAGCGGGGCAAGGAAGAGGGACCCCTCCTACTCTATATTGGACTGCATCTTTCACGAG GCGGATCAAACTTATTACGTTATTGACATGGTTTGTTGGCGGGGTTACCCTCTGTCTGATTGCACCGCGGAGTTTAGGTTCTTCTGGTTGACCTCGAAGCTTGCAGAAACTGATGCCTTTGAACCTCCCTCGCATTATCACAA GCATGCTCACTATCAGGCAGGAATTACGCCGTTAGCATTAGTTTGGAAGGATGAGAACTGTAGTCAATATGTTTTGGACACAGACAGTAAAGGACAGGTTCCAAACCAACAGCAG GTGGTTTTGGAGCTTCAAGACGATGGAAAACTGACTACCTCGGATGATCCTCCTATGTTATTTGGCTGTTTAGATGGAAGCTTTATACAACAG TCAGGTTTGCATTCAGGATGTCTTCTACGGTTTTCAATTGGAGAGGGAGGATTAGTTTTGATGGATGGGAAGCTTGAGAAAGCTGATCTACATTATCTTGGCAAGGCCAATCGAGCTCGTGCCTCTGCTGATAGTTTTTCTAAG GTTATGTTCCAACACAGTGTTCGACACTCTCCCCTCAGAATTGATGGTCTGCTGGAATCTGTCAGTTTACCAGTTGATCAAGAAAGCAAAGCTTGTGATATTGAGATGGATGGTTGA
- the LOC114409942 gene encoding snurportin-1-like isoform X2, whose amino-acid sequence MAPHDLHRPFKRPAISDQERRREQSLLRQAQNRQDAQRHARFLASAALSLPPQSSEPESEPKPEPEFELAEFEAGSDSGYESLDVIGASKLKAVEARKWFAKQLMLPEWMIDIPNNLAQDWFVFARPSGKRCFVVSYNGTTISRLRNGAVLHRFPSGLPSGARKRDPSYSILDCIFHEADQTYYVIDMVCWRGYPLSDCTAEFRFFWLTSKLAETDAFEPPSHYHKYRHAHYQAGITPLALVWKDENCSQYVLDTDSKGQVPNQQQVVLELQDDGKLTTSDDPPMLFGCLDGSFIQQSGLHSGCLLRFSIGEGGLVLMDGKLEKADLHYLGKANRARASADSFSKVMFQHSVRHSPLRIDGLLESVSLPVDQESKACDIEMDG is encoded by the exons ATGGCACCGCACGATCTCCACCGTCCGTTCAAGCGACCGGCGATCTCCGATCAAGAGCGGCGCAGGGAACAGTCTCTGCTCCGCCAGGCACAGAATCGCCAAGACGCCCAGCGCCACGCGCGCTTCTTGGCCTCAGCCGCACTCTCTCTCCCACCCCAATCCTCCGAACCAGAATCCGAACCAAAACCCGAACCCGAATTCGAACTCGCGGAATTCGAAGCCGGTTCGGATTCCGGCTACGAGAGCCTCGACGTCATCGGAGCGTCGAAGCTGAAAGCCGTGGAAGCTCGCAAGTGGTTCGCGAAGCAGCTCATGCTCCCCGAGTGGATGATCGATATTCCCAACAACCTCGCTCAAGACTG GTTCGTCTTCGCTCGCCCTTCCGGGAAACGGTGTTTCGTCGTTTCGTACAACGGAACGACGATAAGCCGTCTGCGGAACGGTGCCGTTCTGCATCGGTTTCCCTCCGGCTTGCCGAGCGGGGCAAGGAAGAGGGACCCCTCCTACTCTATATTGGACTGCATCTTTCACGAG GCGGATCAAACTTATTACGTTATTGACATGGTTTGTTGGCGGGGTTACCCTCTGTCTGATTGCACCGCGGAGTTTAGGTTCTTCTGGTTGACCTCGAAGCTTGCAGAAACTGATGCCTTTGAACCTCCCTCGCATTATCACAAGTACAG GCATGCTCACTATCAGGCAGGAATTACGCCGTTAGCATTAGTTTGGAAGGATGAGAACTGTAGTCAATATGTTTTGGACACAGACAGTAAAGGACAGGTTCCAAACCAACAGCAG GTGGTTTTGGAGCTTCAAGACGATGGAAAACTGACTACCTCGGATGATCCTCCTATGTTATTTGGCTGTTTAGATGGAAGCTTTATACAACAG TCAGGTTTGCATTCAGGATGTCTTCTACGGTTTTCAATTGGAGAGGGAGGATTAGTTTTGATGGATGGGAAGCTTGAGAAAGCTGATCTACATTATCTTGGCAAGGCCAATCGAGCTCGTGCCTCTGCTGATAGTTTTTCTAAG GTTATGTTCCAACACAGTGTTCGACACTCTCCCCTCAGAATTGATGGTCTGCTGGAATCTGTCAGTTTACCAGTTGATCAAGAAAGCAAAGCTTGTGATATTGAGATGGATGGTTGA
- the LOC114409942 gene encoding snurportin-1-like isoform X4, which yields MAPHDLHRPFKRPAISDQERRREQSLLRQAQNRQDAQRHARFLASAALSLPPQSSEPESEPKPEPEFELAEFEAGSDSGYESLDVIGASKLKAVEARKWFAKQLMLPEWMIDIPNNLAQDWFVFARPSGKRCFVVSYNGTTISRLRNGAVLHRFPSGLPSGARKRDPSYSILDCIFHEADQTYYVIDMVCWRGYPLSDCTAEFRFFWLTSKLAETDAFEPPSHYHKYRFSLVPVFNCDSNGLYAAYSAPVPYVKDGLLFYNKHAHYQAGITPLALVWKDENCSQYVLDTDSKGQVPNQQQFNQCCQMAVMAVWHGGFLKKRNQIAVALRVSNGSTMVAAIGLTVVAK from the exons ATGGCACCGCACGATCTCCACCGTCCGTTCAAGCGACCGGCGATCTCCGATCAAGAGCGGCGCAGGGAACAGTCTCTGCTCCGCCAGGCACAGAATCGCCAAGACGCCCAGCGCCACGCGCGCTTCTTGGCCTCAGCCGCACTCTCTCTCCCACCCCAATCCTCCGAACCAGAATCCGAACCAAAACCCGAACCCGAATTCGAACTCGCGGAATTCGAAGCCGGTTCGGATTCCGGCTACGAGAGCCTCGACGTCATCGGAGCGTCGAAGCTGAAAGCCGTGGAAGCTCGCAAGTGGTTCGCGAAGCAGCTCATGCTCCCCGAGTGGATGATCGATATTCCCAACAACCTCGCTCAAGACTG GTTCGTCTTCGCTCGCCCTTCCGGGAAACGGTGTTTCGTCGTTTCGTACAACGGAACGACGATAAGCCGTCTGCGGAACGGTGCCGTTCTGCATCGGTTTCCCTCCGGCTTGCCGAGCGGGGCAAGGAAGAGGGACCCCTCCTACTCTATATTGGACTGCATCTTTCACGAG GCGGATCAAACTTATTACGTTATTGACATGGTTTGTTGGCGGGGTTACCCTCTGTCTGATTGCACCGCGGAGTTTAGGTTCTTCTGGTTGACCTCGAAGCTTGCAGAAACTGATGCCTTTGAACCTCCCTCGCATTATCACAAGTACAGGTTTAGTTTGGTTCCGGTGTTTAATTGTGATTCGAATGGTCTCTATGCTGCTTATTCAGCACCAGTGCCTTATGTCAAAGACGgtcttcttttttataacaa GCATGCTCACTATCAGGCAGGAATTACGCCGTTAGCATTAGTTTGGAAGGATGAGAACTGTAGTCAATATGTTTTGGACACAGACAGTAAAGGACAGGTTCCAAACCAACAGCAG TTTAATCAGTGTTGTCAAATGGCGGTTATGGCGGTATGGCATGGcggatttttgaaaaaacgcAACCAAATAGCGGTAGCGTTGCGGGTTTCAAATGGCAGCACCATGGTGGCCGCCATAGGTTTAACAGTGGTGGCAAAATGA
- the LOC114409942 gene encoding snurportin-1-like isoform X1, giving the protein MAPHDLHRPFKRPAISDQERRREQSLLRQAQNRQDAQRHARFLASAALSLPPQSSEPESEPKPEPEFELAEFEAGSDSGYESLDVIGASKLKAVEARKWFAKQLMLPEWMIDIPNNLAQDWFVFARPSGKRCFVVSYNGTTISRLRNGAVLHRFPSGLPSGARKRDPSYSILDCIFHEADQTYYVIDMVCWRGYPLSDCTAEFRFFWLTSKLAETDAFEPPSHYHKYRFSLVPVFNCDSNGLYAAYSAPVPYVKDGLLFYNKHAHYQAGITPLALVWKDENCSQYVLDTDSKGQVPNQQQVVLELQDDGKLTTSDDPPMLFGCLDGSFIQQSGLHSGCLLRFSIGEGGLVLMDGKLEKADLHYLGKANRARASADSFSKVMFQHSVRHSPLRIDGLLESVSLPVDQESKACDIEMDG; this is encoded by the exons ATGGCACCGCACGATCTCCACCGTCCGTTCAAGCGACCGGCGATCTCCGATCAAGAGCGGCGCAGGGAACAGTCTCTGCTCCGCCAGGCACAGAATCGCCAAGACGCCCAGCGCCACGCGCGCTTCTTGGCCTCAGCCGCACTCTCTCTCCCACCCCAATCCTCCGAACCAGAATCCGAACCAAAACCCGAACCCGAATTCGAACTCGCGGAATTCGAAGCCGGTTCGGATTCCGGCTACGAGAGCCTCGACGTCATCGGAGCGTCGAAGCTGAAAGCCGTGGAAGCTCGCAAGTGGTTCGCGAAGCAGCTCATGCTCCCCGAGTGGATGATCGATATTCCCAACAACCTCGCTCAAGACTG GTTCGTCTTCGCTCGCCCTTCCGGGAAACGGTGTTTCGTCGTTTCGTACAACGGAACGACGATAAGCCGTCTGCGGAACGGTGCCGTTCTGCATCGGTTTCCCTCCGGCTTGCCGAGCGGGGCAAGGAAGAGGGACCCCTCCTACTCTATATTGGACTGCATCTTTCACGAG GCGGATCAAACTTATTACGTTATTGACATGGTTTGTTGGCGGGGTTACCCTCTGTCTGATTGCACCGCGGAGTTTAGGTTCTTCTGGTTGACCTCGAAGCTTGCAGAAACTGATGCCTTTGAACCTCCCTCGCATTATCACAAGTACAGGTTTAGTTTGGTTCCGGTGTTTAATTGTGATTCGAATGGTCTCTATGCTGCTTATTCAGCACCAGTGCCTTATGTCAAAGACGgtcttcttttttataacaa GCATGCTCACTATCAGGCAGGAATTACGCCGTTAGCATTAGTTTGGAAGGATGAGAACTGTAGTCAATATGTTTTGGACACAGACAGTAAAGGACAGGTTCCAAACCAACAGCAG GTGGTTTTGGAGCTTCAAGACGATGGAAAACTGACTACCTCGGATGATCCTCCTATGTTATTTGGCTGTTTAGATGGAAGCTTTATACAACAG TCAGGTTTGCATTCAGGATGTCTTCTACGGTTTTCAATTGGAGAGGGAGGATTAGTTTTGATGGATGGGAAGCTTGAGAAAGCTGATCTACATTATCTTGGCAAGGCCAATCGAGCTCGTGCCTCTGCTGATAGTTTTTCTAAG GTTATGTTCCAACACAGTGTTCGACACTCTCCCCTCAGAATTGATGGTCTGCTGGAATCTGTCAGTTTACCAGTTGATCAAGAAAGCAAAGCTTGTGATATTGAGATGGATGGTTGA
- the LOC114409947 gene encoding F-box protein At1g67340-like has product MRRPCKHSKKKHDLFECLPDDLLVLILSKLSSTASSPSDFINIILTCKRLNRLGLHRLVLSKAASKLFAIKPKNWSEYAHSFLKHCANAGNVDACYTLGMIRFYCLKNRGSGLSLMAKAAMKLHAPALYSLAVIQFNGSGGSKRDKDLRAGVALSARASLLGHIDALRELGHCLQDGYGVRQNVTEGRRLLVQANVRELAYVLRAVAPSRCYETSLLTWRALRCQRNNNNNNAVVACPLLSDYGYNVAAPEVQPANWFLREWFESGKGKLEEGLRLCAHIGCGRPETRPHEFRRCSVCGKVNYCSRGCQALDWKLRHKMECSPVEMYDGGVDGEDEFVVPNDAV; this is encoded by the exons ATGAGAAGGCCTTGCAAACATTCTAAGAAGAAACATGATCTCTTTGAATGCCTCCCTGACGATCTCCTTGTCCTTATTCTTTCTAAGCTCAGCTCCACCGCTTCTTCTCCTTCTGATTTCATCAACATCATCTTAAC ATGCAAGAGGTTAAACCGGTTAGGCCTGCACCGTCTTGTGTTATCCAAAGCTGCCTCTAAACTATTCGCCATAAAACCGAAAAATTGGTCGGAATATGCTCACTCTTTTCTCAAACACTGCGCTAACGCCGGTAACGTGGATGCCTGTTACACTCTCGGAATG atcCGATTTTACTGTTTGAAAAATCGAGGGAGCGGACTCTCGTTAATGGCGAAGGCGGCCATGAAGCTGCACGCGCCGGCTCTGTACTCGCTGGCGGTGATTCAGTTCAACGGCAGCGGCGGTTCGAAGCGCGACAAGGATCTACGCGCGGGCGTGGCCTTGTCGGCGCGTGCGTCGTTACTCGGCCACATCGACGCGCTTCGGGAGTTAGGCCATTGCCTTCAAGACGGTTACGGCGTGCGGCAGAACGTCACGGAGGGGAGGCGGCTACTCGTGCAGGCCAACGTGCGCGAGCTCGCGTACGTCCTACGCGCCGTGGCGCCTTCGCGCTGCTACGAGACCTCGCTGCTGACGTGGCGCGCGCTGAGATGTCAgagaaacaacaacaacaacaacgcggTGGTGGCATGTCCTTTGCTGAGTGATTATGGTTACAACGTGGCGGCGCCGGAGGTGCAGCCGGCGAATTGGTTTCTGAGAGAGTGGTTTGAGTCCGGTAAGGGAAAATTGGAGGAAGGACTAAGGCTTTGCGCGCACATTGGGTGTGGCCGACCGGAGACGCGGCCGCACGAGTTTCGCCGGTGTTCGGTTTGCGGCAAAGTGAATTACTGTTCTCGTGGATGTCAGGCGCTGGATTGGAAGTTGCGGCATAAGATGGAGTGTTCGCCGGTGGAAATGTACGATGGTGGTGTGGATGGAGAGGATGAGTTTGTGGTCCCAAACGATGCCGTTTGA